The following DNA comes from Methylophilus sp. 5.
GAAGAGGGCTGCAAAAGATTCCATGGAAGAGGATGTATTAGAAATAGAAGCCATTAAAAAATTGTCCAATTTTTACTCGCATGAATGACAGACATCGTTCAGCGAGCCATTGCTACGCAGGTGCGCAATCAATGGAAAAGGTTAAAAAATATTGCTCAAGCATGACTTGAGCAATCCGAATCCAAAACTATACACAAAAAAATTATAGAGTTCAATGACTTATGCGGTTTTTTATGCTGTTTGGCTGGCTTTTTTAAAGGCTTCGATAATGATGTTCACCGCCTGTTCGATATTCTTGTCGGTGGTATCGAGCAAAATGGCATCGGGCAGCTGTTTTAACGGCGCAGCGGCGCGCTGGCTATCGCGCAGGTCGCGTTGTTGTAAATCGTCCAGAATATGCGCATAACTGGCCGTTTCGCCGCGTTGCAGCAATTGCTCATAGCGGCGTTTAGCACGGGTTTCAACTGCGGCAGTCAGAAAAATCTTTAATCCGGCATCAGGAAAAATCACCGAGCCGATGTCACGGCCATCGCCCACCAAGCCAGGCGCTTGCCTGAAGTTTCTTTGGGTTTGCAGCAGCGCCGTGCGCACGGCAGGATGCACAGCTACTTCAG
Coding sequences within:
- the cmk gene encoding (d)CMP kinase; translated protein: MTNIILSPVIAIDGPSASGKGSVAERVAKQFGFHYLDSGAIYRLLAYAAYQQQVSWSDANALADIAAHMVIKFEHGEAYLNGEQVSAHIRTEQMGKGASEVAVHPAVRTALLQTQRNFRQAPGLVGDGRDIGSVIFPDAGLKIFLTAAVETRAKRRYEQLLQRGETASYAHILDDLQQRDLRDSQRAAAPLKQLPDAILLDTTDKNIEQAVNIIIEAFKKASQTA